The genomic stretch AATCCACATGGCTGCCCGGCGTCGAGGACCGGAGCGCGCTCGGCCACGAGCTGGGCCGCCCACACCCGGAACGGCTCGAGGCGCCATTCCCCCGCCCACTCACCCAGCAACGTGGGCGGGTCGTGCCACCATCCGCCCAGAAAGCCCAATAGTTGGTCATTGAGCTGCACCACCCGGTTGTCCTCCCAGTAGCCACGCGGGTTGTCGTCGTTGGCGGGCAACAACCAACGCTCCGGTCCGAGGTCGGCGCCGAGGAGGTGCACCGCGCGCGCGAGCACCGAGGTCCCGGCGCGGTGCATGCCGGTGACGCAGATGATCCCCACGCTCAGTATGTCGCTGCACCGCCGGCCAGACCGGCGGCGACCGCCGTCGGCCAGCAGCCGAAGTCCAGATCCGGGACAAGCTCGGCCAGCCGGGCCAGGTCGGGGGCATAGGCGGCGGTGAGGGCCTCGGCCGCGGCGGGCGGTACCGGGACCTTGGGCCCGGCGGTTTCGAGCCGGCGCTCCTCGAGCCGATCGGGCACGAAAGCCGAGTCCAAACGACAGAAAGAGTAGGTGCGCGCCAGTTCGGCCCGGGTGTCGGAGACGCAGCGTTCGAACTGGAGCACGAGCACCTCTGTGGCGGGCACGACAGCGAAGAGCCGAGCCAGCTGGGCGCCGTAGAGCCCCCGAGCGAATGCGTCTGTGGCCACCAGGGCGGTCGGCGGTAGCCCATCGTAGGAGAGGCTGTGTGTGAGCCCCGACCGGTAGCGTTCCAGTGGGTCCCGCAGGAGGACCAACAAACGGGCGCGGGGCGCCGCCAAACGCAGGAGGGCAGGAACCCACGGATCCTGCAGGTAGCGCGGCGTCCACTCCCCCACGACGCCATCCCCGGCGAGCGTGAAGTGGGAGTGGTACTCGGCCACCTCCGCCTCCCCGAACGGCTGGGCCCAGAAGCGGTCGAAGAAGTGCAGCTCCTTGAGACCGGGGTCGGAGGCGCAGGAAGGATGGGCGCAGAGCAACTCGTACCACCAAGATGTCCCCGACCGCTGCACTCCTACGCCAACGAAATCGGGCGGCCGAGGAACGCCGGCGGCGGGCATCGCTGGAGGCTACCGCTCGCCGGCGCCCGCCGTCCCTCGCAAGATCGACGGCACGACCCACCCTGTCGGTTGGCGCGATCAGCGGGAACCGAGGACATGGACGATCATCGCACCGGGCGCAATTGCGCCAGCACGCCCGGGACCCGACACGACGATCCCGAGCTCATCGACCCAACCGCCGTGGCCAACGGCCGAGGAGCGAGAATTGCCTGCTCAGCAGGCATGGTCCCCAGAAGCGCCGCCAGGTGGGCGCAAGTATTCAGCCCTCCGACCGTTACAAACACATGGCGCGGATCTCGGTCAAGCGCCGGTTGCGTATGCTCCGGCGCACCAATGCTCGGGGAACGGTTCGCTGTGGCTCTGAAGGATGCCCAGGGGGGAGATCAGGCCGCGTTCGCACTGTTGTTCCGAGATCTCCAACCGGCTGTTGTCCGATACCTGCGGGTGGTCGCGACAGCCGCTGCCGAGGACCTAGCCGCAGAGACCTGGCTGGAGGTGGTGCGAGGCTTCCGCCGGTTCTCGGGCGACGAGGCAGGGTTCCGCTCCTGGGTGCTCACGATCGCACGTCGCCGCCACATCGATCGGCTGCGCGCCCTGTCCCGACGGGCACCCGAGGTCACCTACGTGGAATCGCTGGAGACTGTGGGTCGTATCGACGACGCTGCCATCGCAGTCGAGGAGAACCTCTCGACCGAGGCGACGCTCCGCCTCATCGCCACCCTCCCGCCGGCGCAGGCAGAGGTGGTGACGCTGCGCGTGGTCGCAGGGCTGAGCGCCACAGCGGTGGCCGAGATCGTCGGGCGCCGCCCGGGATCGGTGCGCATTCTGGCTCATCGAGGACTGCGGCGCCTCGCCGAGCACGTCACCGCCAGGCCCGGGGCCGTGGAGGCTTGACACCATGAGCCCTGCGGACGATGCGTCTTTCGAGATCGCAGATCTCGGAACGTCCTGGCCGCATCACGGCTTGTTCGATCCACTCGCCCTCGACGAGGGCACGGCCAGTCGCATCCTCGACGGTCTCGGCCCGGACGACGTGCCTCCGGGCTACGTCGGCCTGGCCAGGCTCTTGGCCGCCGCGTCGGCTCCCGCCCATGCCGACGAGCTGGAGGAAGAGGCGACGGTCATCGCTGCGTTCCTCGGCGAGCCGATCCAGACCGTCGAGCTACCGATCCAGACCACCCAGCCACCCTCACGCCGCCGGCGTGGCACGCTCGTCCGCGGGCTCGTCTCCCAGAAGGTTGCCGTGGCCGCCGTCGCAGGAGGGCTCGTGGTCGGCGGCGCAGCGGCCGCCGCCGCCACTGGATCGCTGCCTAGCGCCGCCCAGGGCGTGGCCTCCCAAGTGCTGAGCTTCGTCGGTCTCGACGTCCCTGGCCCCAGCAACAGTGCCGGCCATCATCCGGTCAC from Acidimicrobiales bacterium encodes the following:
- a CDS encoding sulfotransferase, which codes for MPAAGVPRPPDFVGVGVQRSGTSWWYELLCAHPSCASDPGLKELHFFDRFWAQPFGEAEVAEYHSHFTLAGDGVVGEWTPRYLQDPWVPALLRLAAPRARLLVLLRDPLERYRSGLTHSLSYDGLPPTALVATDAFARGLYGAQLARLFAVVPATEVLVLQFERCVSDTRAELARTYSFCRLDSAFVPDRLEERRLETAGPKVPVPPAAAEALTAAYAPDLARLAELVPDLDFGCWPTAVAAGLAGGAATY
- a CDS encoding sigma-70 family RNA polymerase sigma factor, yielding MLGERFAVALKDAQGGDQAAFALLFRDLQPAVVRYLRVVATAAAEDLAAETWLEVVRGFRRFSGDEAGFRSWVLTIARRRHIDRLRALSRRAPEVTYVESLETVGRIDDAAIAVEENLSTEATLRLIATLPPAQAEVVTLRVVAGLSATAVAEIVGRRPGSVRILAHRGLRRLAEHVTARPGAVEA